The following are from one region of the Sandaracinus amylolyticus genome:
- the smc gene encoding chromosome segregation protein SMC yields MVTGRPPPGIAQDNCDRRTAIVQGFASGDHARHGGPGIAGKGAPMKIKKVEICGFKSFVDRTVVLFDHDVTAIVGPNGCGKSNVVDAIRWTMGEQSAKNLRGKSMDDVIFNGSETRGPHSFAEVTLTFDNTDGLASPEYRAYAEIAVTRRLDRQGNSDYFINKTPVRLMDVTELFLGTGIGAKAYSIIEQGKIGYIVSAKPEDRRGLIEEAAGITKFKAKKKAAERKMDATRQNLLRIGDIVAEIEKNLASLKRQAQKAERYKAYRAEIRDLELLVASHRWMELTVTRRVIDEELTHASGALEGHRYALRIREAELEGERLAVQRAETEVERAQRVSYELDNSVRMLEGKVEQHKERLQGLRDSERLAERELEALSARRAVLAQERDGLLSTIAELEEIERTEQDELDREVSILDERKLAAQEAEQTVSSARARVSESAQRIARAEAVLKGYERRRDEARTRLDRMRSEREELEGRLVELAQEADELRTRLEGLREGKNTTAERKEQLETELKDLRVQITESERTVDKLRSELAEKRSRLRSLEEITKKFEGVGAGVRSVMLRFASAGEESGVLGLVADRIECPEAYTQALAGALGERLQHVVVSDVDAGLRVLEFLEQGDRGRATAIPRTPRRAVGPLAQLPNDEGIVGWLADLVRGDRETQQDEALVRHLLEGVLVVRDLASAKRLYDAGVNASTFVTERGEVLGAGGAITGGRGEQVGAHMIAVKREIRDLHGIVAKLDADMTAAVARHGELRNGIASRQAALDSARNEAHDAEISIVKADKDLRRAEDELNRTRQRVEKVAMDADDLAMQLADAQGEGNDAQAEIESASKSKHDAEGALESNEMIYEERRSLVDQQNARVTDVRVRAAQARQRAEGDRQALDRLDKSVQELGEREKRLRGDLERGAKQQGETAGALVVTKEELVDKVERAMKAHEVLGGARERYDVAKLELGTREADLKEIRSKIDEGQGRVSSLTIEERELAMAIEHLLDQVNERHRVDLRRVLGDYHFRDIPDDSVKTRIDELLRLVERMGEINLTAIEEYEEQSKRFEYLNSQKLDLEQALDQLDKAIKQMNRESKKLFREAFDAINERFQQAFPRLFGGGKAELKLTNADDLLETGIDILAQPPGKKLGSIELMSGGEKALTAVSLIFSIFQYKPSPFCLLDEVDAPLDEANIGRYCEAIRAMTKHSQFIVITHSKKTMQMADVLYGVTMETPGISKLVSVELRQKQRQAAHDASHAVA; encoded by the coding sequence GTGGTCACCGGAAGACCCCCACCAGGAATCGCACAAGATAATTGCGATCGCCGAACCGCGATCGTACAAGGGTTCGCCTCGGGCGATCACGCTCGACACGGGGGCCCCGGAATTGCGGGGAAAGGCGCGCCGATGAAGATCAAGAAGGTCGAGATCTGCGGCTTCAAGTCGTTCGTGGACCGCACCGTCGTCCTCTTCGACCACGACGTCACCGCCATCGTCGGCCCGAACGGCTGCGGCAAATCGAACGTCGTCGACGCCATCCGTTGGACGATGGGCGAGCAGTCCGCGAAGAACCTCCGCGGCAAGTCGATGGACGACGTCATCTTCAACGGCAGCGAGACGCGGGGGCCGCACTCGTTCGCCGAGGTGACGCTCACCTTCGACAACACCGACGGCCTCGCCTCGCCCGAGTACCGCGCGTACGCCGAGATCGCGGTCACGCGCCGCCTCGATCGCCAGGGCAACAGCGACTACTTCATCAACAAGACGCCGGTCCGCCTGATGGACGTGACCGAGCTCTTCCTCGGCACCGGCATCGGCGCGAAGGCCTACTCGATCATCGAGCAGGGCAAGATCGGCTACATCGTCAGCGCGAAGCCCGAGGACCGCCGCGGCCTGATCGAAGAGGCCGCGGGCATCACGAAGTTCAAGGCCAAGAAGAAGGCCGCCGAGCGCAAGATGGACGCGACGCGGCAGAACCTGCTGCGCATCGGCGACATCGTCGCGGAGATCGAGAAGAACCTCGCGAGCCTCAAGCGCCAGGCCCAGAAGGCCGAGCGCTACAAGGCGTACCGCGCCGAGATTCGCGACCTCGAGCTGCTCGTCGCGTCGCATCGCTGGATGGAGCTCACGGTCACGCGCCGCGTGATCGACGAGGAGCTCACCCACGCGAGCGGCGCGCTCGAGGGTCATCGCTACGCGCTGCGCATCCGCGAGGCCGAGCTCGAGGGCGAGCGGCTCGCGGTGCAGCGCGCGGAGACCGAGGTCGAGCGCGCCCAGCGCGTCTCGTACGAGCTCGACAACTCGGTGCGCATGCTCGAGGGCAAGGTCGAGCAGCACAAGGAGCGCCTCCAGGGCCTGCGCGACAGCGAGCGCCTCGCGGAGCGCGAGCTCGAGGCGCTGAGCGCGCGTCGTGCGGTGCTCGCGCAGGAGCGCGACGGACTGCTCTCGACCATCGCGGAGCTCGAGGAGATCGAGCGCACCGAGCAGGACGAGCTCGATCGCGAGGTCTCGATCCTCGACGAGCGCAAGCTCGCGGCGCAGGAGGCCGAGCAGACCGTGAGCTCGGCGCGGGCGCGCGTGAGCGAGTCGGCGCAGCGCATCGCGCGCGCGGAGGCGGTGCTCAAGGGCTACGAGCGTCGTCGCGACGAGGCGCGCACGCGGCTCGATCGGATGCGCAGCGAGCGCGAGGAGCTCGAGGGCCGTCTCGTCGAGCTCGCGCAGGAAGCGGACGAGCTCCGCACGCGCCTCGAGGGTCTGCGCGAGGGCAAGAACACGACGGCCGAGCGCAAGGAGCAGCTCGAGACCGAGCTCAAGGATCTGCGGGTGCAGATCACCGAGAGCGAGCGCACCGTCGACAAGCTGCGCAGCGAGCTCGCGGAGAAGCGCTCGCGCCTGCGCTCGCTCGAGGAGATCACGAAGAAGTTCGAGGGCGTCGGCGCGGGCGTGCGCTCGGTGATGCTCCGTTTCGCCAGTGCCGGAGAAGAATCGGGCGTGCTCGGCCTCGTCGCGGATCGCATCGAGTGCCCCGAGGCGTACACCCAGGCGCTCGCGGGCGCGCTGGGCGAGCGCCTCCAGCACGTCGTGGTGAGCGACGTCGACGCGGGCCTGCGCGTGCTCGAGTTCCTCGAGCAGGGCGACCGTGGTCGTGCCACCGCGATCCCGCGCACGCCGCGTCGCGCGGTCGGTCCGCTCGCGCAGCTGCCGAACGACGAGGGCATCGTCGGGTGGCTCGCCGATCTCGTCCGTGGTGATCGCGAGACCCAGCAGGACGAGGCGCTGGTGCGGCACCTCCTCGAGGGCGTGCTGGTGGTGCGCGACCTCGCGTCGGCGAAGCGCCTCTACGACGCAGGCGTGAACGCCTCGACGTTCGTGACCGAGCGCGGCGAGGTGCTCGGCGCGGGCGGTGCGATCACCGGCGGGCGCGGCGAGCAGGTCGGCGCGCACATGATCGCGGTGAAGCGCGAGATCCGCGATCTGCACGGCATCGTCGCGAAGCTCGACGCCGACATGACCGCGGCGGTCGCGCGCCACGGCGAGCTGCGCAACGGCATCGCGTCGCGCCAGGCCGCGCTCGACTCGGCGCGCAACGAGGCGCACGACGCGGAGATCTCGATCGTGAAGGCGGACAAGGATCTCCGCCGCGCCGAGGACGAGCTGAACCGCACCCGCCAGCGCGTCGAGAAGGTCGCGATGGACGCGGACGACCTCGCGATGCAGCTCGCGGATGCGCAGGGCGAGGGCAACGACGCGCAGGCCGAGATCGAGTCGGCGAGCAAGTCGAAGCACGACGCCGAGGGCGCGCTCGAGTCGAACGAGATGATCTACGAGGAGCGCCGCTCGCTCGTCGATCAGCAGAACGCGCGCGTGACCGACGTGCGGGTGCGCGCGGCGCAGGCGCGGCAGCGCGCGGAGGGTGATCGCCAGGCGCTCGATCGCCTCGACAAGTCGGTGCAGGAGCTCGGCGAGCGCGAGAAGCGCCTGCGCGGCGACCTCGAGCGCGGCGCGAAGCAGCAGGGCGAGACGGCGGGCGCGCTCGTCGTCACGAAGGAAGAGCTGGTCGACAAGGTCGAGCGCGCGATGAAGGCGCACGAGGTGCTCGGCGGGGCACGCGAGCGCTACGACGTCGCGAAGCTCGAGCTCGGCACCCGCGAGGCGGACCTCAAGGAGATCCGCAGCAAGATCGACGAGGGCCAGGGGCGCGTCTCGTCGCTCACGATCGAGGAGCGCGAGCTCGCGATGGCGATCGAGCACCTGCTCGATCAGGTCAACGAGCGTCACCGCGTCGACCTGCGGCGCGTGCTCGGCGACTACCACTTCCGCGACATCCCCGACGACTCGGTGAAGACGCGCATCGACGAGCTGCTTCGTCTCGTCGAGCGCATGGGCGAGATCAACCTCACCGCGATCGAGGAGTACGAGGAGCAGAGCAAGCGCTTCGAGTACCTCAACAGTCAGAAGCTCGACCTCGAGCAGGCGCTCGATCAGCTCGACAAGGCGATCAAGCAGATGAACCGGGAGAGCAAGAAGCTCTTCCGCGAGGCGTTCGACGCGATCAACGAGCGCTTCCAGCAGGCCTTCCCGCGCCTCTTCGGCGGAGGCAAGGCGGAGCTCAAGCTCACGAACGCCGACGACCTGCTCGAGACCGGCATCGACATCCTCGCGCAGCCGCCGGGCAAGAAGCTCGGCTCGATCGAGCTGATGAGCGGCGGTGAGAAGGCGCTGACCGCGGTCTCGCTGATCTTCTCGATCTTCCAGTACAAGCCGAGCCCGTTCTGTCTCCTCGACGAGGTCGACGCACCGCTCGACGAGGCGAACATCGGTCGCTACTGCGAGGCCATCCGCGCGATGACCAAGCACTCGCAGTTCATCGTCATCACGCACAGCAAGAAGACCATGCAGATGGCCGACGTGCTCTACGGCGTGACGATGGAGACGCCCGGCATCTCGAAGCTCGTCAGCGTCGAGCTCCGCCAGAAGCAGCGCCAGGCCGCGCACGACGCGTCGCACGCGGTGGCGTGA
- a CDS encoding SDR family NAD(P)-dependent oxidoreductase has translation MTNRLANKTALVTGATSNIGRAIAVALAREGAHVAVHGRDAARAAEVVTAIREAGGRAESVLVDLDGSLAASRALAEEAARVLGGRVDVLVNNAGIYPAPNLADTDEATFDRIMSVNVKAPYFLTQAIAPGMVARGGGAIINLGSWIVRLGVPRGSVYASSKGAVETLTRAWAAELGASGVRVNAISPGVVHEESDSPHPGDVMMRGTPAGTSGSPEAIGNAAVYLASEEASFVHGIVLDVDGGRTGVAVIAA, from the coding sequence ATGACGAACAGGCTCGCGAACAAGACCGCGCTGGTGACCGGCGCGACGAGCAACATCGGCCGTGCGATCGCGGTCGCGCTCGCGCGCGAGGGCGCGCACGTGGCGGTGCACGGGCGCGACGCGGCGCGCGCCGCCGAGGTGGTCACCGCGATCCGCGAGGCGGGCGGACGGGCGGAGTCGGTGCTGGTGGATCTCGACGGCTCGCTCGCGGCCTCGCGCGCGCTCGCCGAGGAGGCCGCGCGGGTGCTGGGCGGCCGCGTCGACGTGCTGGTCAACAACGCCGGCATCTATCCGGCGCCCAACCTCGCCGACACCGACGAGGCGACGTTCGATCGCATCATGTCGGTGAACGTGAAGGCGCCGTACTTCCTCACCCAGGCGATCGCGCCCGGCATGGTCGCGCGCGGCGGCGGCGCGATCATCAACCTCGGGTCGTGGATCGTGCGGCTCGGCGTCCCGCGCGGCAGCGTCTACGCCTCCAGCAAGGGCGCGGTCGAGACGCTCACCCGCGCGTGGGCCGCGGAGCTCGGGGCGTCGGGCGTGCGCGTGAACGCGATCTCACCGGGCGTCGTGCACGAAGAGAGCGACTCGCCGCATCCCGGCGACGTGATGATGCGAGGCACGCCCGCGGGCACGAGCGGCTCGCCCGAGGCGATCGGGAACGCTGCCGTCTATCTCGCGAGCGAGGAGGCCTCGTTCGTCCACGGCATCGTGCTCGACGTGGACGGCGGCCGGACCGGCGTGGCGGTGATCGCCGCCTGA
- a CDS encoding TetR/AcrR family transcriptional regulator: protein MEESSRLTSKGLATRQRIVEAAADLVLARGVGATTLDDIRAGTSTSKSQLFHYFPGGKNELVAAIAVFQSERLLDAQRPHLDALDTWPSWEAWRDAVVAHYASQPHWGCPIGALVSELSRSDPELAAIAKAQMDKWQGHLRRGLARMRRAERLRPDASPTRLALATFASLQGGLLLTHAAESIAPLEAALDGALVALRAHAA, encoded by the coding sequence ATGGAAGAGTCCTCGCGCCTCACGTCCAAGGGCCTCGCCACGCGGCAGCGGATCGTGGAAGCCGCCGCCGATCTGGTGCTCGCGCGCGGCGTCGGAGCGACGACGCTCGACGACATCCGGGCCGGCACCTCGACCAGCAAGAGCCAGCTCTTCCACTACTTCCCGGGCGGCAAGAACGAGCTCGTGGCCGCGATCGCGGTGTTCCAGAGCGAGCGCCTGCTCGACGCGCAGCGCCCCCACCTCGACGCGCTCGACACGTGGCCCTCGTGGGAGGCGTGGCGCGACGCGGTGGTCGCGCACTACGCGAGCCAGCCGCACTGGGGCTGTCCGATCGGCGCGCTGGTGAGCGAGCTGTCGCGGAGCGACCCCGAGCTCGCCGCGATCGCGAAGGCGCAGATGGACAAGTGGCAAGGGCATCTGCGCCGCGGGCTCGCACGCATGCGGCGCGCGGAGCGACTGCGGCCCGACGCGAGCCCGACGCGGCTCGCGCTCGCGACGTTCGCGTCGCTCCAGGGCGGGCTCCTGCTCACCCACGCGGCGGAGTCGATCGCGCCGCTCGAAGCGGCCCTCGACGGAGCGCTGGTCGCGCTGCGAGCACACGCCGCGTGA
- the rlmN gene encoding 23S rRNA (adenine(2503)-C(2))-methyltransferase RlmN translates to MNVLPTPPPGTILADVHAHLARAGAPPYRYRQLVLALQRGAQRFDDVGELPRSLRDELSARFGPTVLPLELVTVRSAPQVEKVLFETRSGARLETVLSRYRAGWSSVCVSTQAGCGLGCSFCATGALGLSRNLSADEICAQVVHRRWQSAAAAAPDSVAFMGMGEALANPNVFTALQLLTTAGYGGLSPRRITVSTVGFAPSLERLTREHPQVTITLSVHSPFPAQRAELVPLERRFSLAENLAILDCHVVAVRRKVYLAYLLIAGVNDSDDHLQALVQLARSRARPELFHVSVIRYNDASGADPSHRAPSSERVDDFVSRLRAAGVRATRRQQLGASIDAACGQLHARSLLRDRRPS, encoded by the coding sequence GTGAACGTCCTTCCGACCCCGCCGCCCGGAACGATCCTCGCCGACGTGCACGCGCACCTCGCGCGCGCCGGCGCGCCTCCGTACCGCTACCGTCAGCTCGTCCTCGCGCTGCAGCGCGGCGCCCAGCGCTTCGACGACGTCGGCGAGCTGCCGCGCTCGCTCCGCGACGAGCTGAGCGCGCGCTTCGGCCCGACGGTGCTGCCGCTCGAGCTCGTGACGGTCCGCTCCGCGCCTCAGGTGGAGAAGGTCCTGTTCGAGACGCGCTCGGGCGCGCGGCTCGAGACCGTGCTCTCGCGCTATCGCGCGGGGTGGTCCTCGGTCTGCGTGTCGACCCAGGCCGGCTGCGGGCTCGGCTGCTCGTTCTGCGCGACCGGCGCGCTCGGGCTCTCTCGCAACCTCAGCGCCGACGAGATCTGCGCGCAGGTCGTGCACCGTCGCTGGCAGAGCGCCGCGGCGGCGGCGCCCGACAGCGTGGCGTTCATGGGGATGGGCGAGGCGCTCGCGAACCCGAACGTCTTCACCGCGCTGCAGCTGCTGACGACCGCGGGGTACGGCGGGCTCTCGCCGCGGCGGATCACGGTGTCGACCGTCGGCTTCGCGCCCAGCCTCGAGCGGCTCACCCGGGAGCATCCCCAGGTCACGATCACGCTCTCGGTGCACTCGCCGTTTCCCGCGCAGCGCGCCGAGCTCGTTCCGCTCGAGCGCCGGTTCTCGCTCGCGGAGAACCTCGCGATCCTCGATTGCCACGTCGTCGCGGTCCGGCGGAAGGTGTATCTCGCGTACCTGCTGATCGCGGGCGTCAACGACTCCGACGATCACCTGCAGGCGCTCGTGCAGCTCGCGAGGTCACGTGCGCGTCCCGAGCTCTTCCACGTCAGCGTGATCCGCTACAACGACGCGTCCGGCGCCGACCCGTCGCATCGAGCGCCCAGCTCCGAGCGCGTCGACGACTTCGTCTCGCGGCTCCGCGCAGCGGGCGTTCGCGCGACTCGCCGGCAGCAGCTCGGCGCCTCGATCGACGCCGCGTGTGGGCAGCTTCATGCCCGCTCGCTGCTGCGCGATCGCCGGCCCAGCTGA